Below is a genomic region from Hylemonella gracilis.
GGGCGTTGGTGTCCGCCGCCAGAGTCATCGTGCTCACCGAAGCCAGCGCGCCAGAGGTGTCGGTCTTCATCTTGTTGACCGTCACGGCACCCGCGTTCTGCACCGTGGTGTCGGACACCATGATGTCGTTGCCCGTGGCGTTGGTCAGGATGATGCCGGTGCCGGCCGCGTTCAGGCTGGCCGTCACACCCGTCTTGGATGCCTTGTCGTTGAAGGCCGAGATCGCCGCCGCCAGGCCGCTGGGCGTGTTCGACGTGTCGGTCAGGTTGAAGGTGATCGACTCGGGGTTGTTGCCGTTGTCCGAACGCAGGTTCAGCGTGTAAGCGCCCGTGGCCGCGAAGCTCAGTTGCGCACTCGCACGCGCCTCGGCCGTCACACCGGTGATGGCGGTCTGCTGGTTGACCTTGGTGGCCACCGATTTGGCGGTCTCATTGAGCACCGTGGCAATCGCCGCGCTACCTGCCGCCGCATTGATCGTGAAGGTCTCGGCCAGGACGCCGTTGGCACCCCAGGTCGCACCGGACGCCACCGTTTGAACCGCCGCCACCGTGTTGATGCCTTGGTTGTTGCCGTACACGCTGGTGCGGGCGTTGGCCGTGGCCGCCACGATGGTCTGGTTGGCGTTGGCGCCAATCTGGAACTGGGCCGTGCCGAACGTGCCGTCCAGCAGCTTGGAGCCGTTGAACTCGGTGCTGGTGGAGATGCGGTCCAGTTCGGCAACCAGCTGAGCCACTTCCTGGTTCAGGGCCTGGCGGTCCGAGGCGCTGTTGGTGGCGTTGGCCGATTGCACGGCCAGTTCACGCACCCGCTGCAAGATGGTGCCGGCGGCTCCGAGCGCACCTTCCGTCACCTGCGCCAGGGACACGCCATCGTTGGCGTTGCGCGCGGCTTGGTTCAGGCCACGGATCTGGCTGGTGAAGCGCTCGGAAATCGCCAAGCCAGCGGCGTCGTCCTTGGCGCTGTTGATGCGCAGACCGGACGACAGGCGTTGAATCGCCGTGGTCAGGGACTTGTCGCTGATGCCCTGGTAACGCTGGGCGGACAACGAGTTGATGTTGGTGTTGATAACGGCAGCCATTTGAAAACTCCTGTGCTTTTAGAAAATGGCACTTGCTGCATCAGCGTCGCGCCGGGGGGGGTAATGCCTACTTTTACGAGGCTCTTTGCAGCACCTTGAAACCAGCCAGTGGCCCGCCTCTTGATGTCCGCCGGGTTTCAAAACCCTTTGATCCGTTATCGCCCCAGCCTCGGTCAACTTGAACAGCCCCCCTGGGCAGCCCCCCGTCGTTATCGGGGTGATTTCGGCCCGAAAACGTCGCGCGATCGGCAAGCAAGCCCAAAACTTGAACGGGGAAAAGCGCCCTAGGAATCCCGTTTCACCACAGATCACTTCGTAGGATTCCCCGCCAGAAATAAAAAGAGCCGGTGCCCTTTGCAGGTACACCGGCTTCACAGGAGGGCAAGGCGCTAGGCCTGCCACGGGAAAACTTCTAGAAATCACGCGCCGGGGCGGCGCGTTGGCGCCGCCCCGGCCTGCGGCGAATTAACGCAGCAGGGCCAGCACGCCTTGCGGCAGCTGGTTGGCCTGGGCGATCATCGCCGTGCCCGCCTGTTGCAGGATCTGAGCACGCGACAGGTTGGCCGTTTCCGCCGCGAAATCCGCATCAACGATCCGGCTGCGCGAGGAGGTCAAGTTCTCGGCCGTGATGTTCAGGTTGTTGATCGTCGAATCGAAGCGCGACTGCAGGGCACCCAGCTTGGCACGCTCACCGCTGATGAAGGCCAGGGCCGAGTCCACCGTCTTGATCGCGTCGTTGGCCTTGATCACCGAGGTCACGTCCAGGTCCGCCACCTTGTGCAGCGTCGACGACGTATCCGAACCGATGTAGGCACCCGAGTTGGCGACCGTGGTCGCATGGCTCAGCACGAAGGACTTGTTCGAGTCGAACGTCAGGTAGCCGCTCACGATGCTGTTCTGGGCGTTGGTGTCCGCCGCCAGGGTCATCGTGCTCACCGAAGCCAGCGCGCCAGAGGTGTCGGTCTTCATCTTGTTGACCGTCACGGCACCCCCGTTGATCACCGTGGTGTCGGACACCATGATGTCGTTGCCCGTGGAGTTGGTCAGGATGATGCCGGTGCCGGCCGTGTTCAGGCTGGCCGTCACACCCGTCTTGGACGCCTTGTCGTTGAAGGCCGAGATCGCCGCCGCCAGGCCGCTGGGCGTGCTCGCCGAGTCGGACAGGTTGAAGGTGATCGACTCGGGGTTGTTGCCGTTGTCCGAGCGCAGCGCCAGCGTGTAGGCACCGGTGGCCGCGAAGGTCAGTTGCGCATCCGTACGCGCCTCGGCCGTCACACCGGTGACCGACGTTTGCTGGTTGACCTTGGTGGCCACCGACTGGGCGGTTTCATTGAGCGCCGTGGCAATCGCCGCGCTACCTGCCGCCGCATTGATCGTGAAGGTCTCGGCCAGGACAGCGTTGGCACCCCAGGTCGCACCGGACGCCACCGTTTGAACCGCCGCCACCGTGTTGATGGCTTGGTTGTTGCCGTACACGCTGGTGCGGGCGTTGGCCGTGGCCGCCACGATGGTCTGGTTGGCGTTGGCGCCAATCTGGAACTGGGCCGTGCCGAACGTGCCGTCCAGCAGCTTGGCACCGTTGAACTCGGTGCTGGTGGAAATGCGGTCCAGTTCGGCAACGAGTTGCCCAACTTCCGAGTTCAGGGCCTGGCGGTCCGAGGCGCTGTTGGTGGCGTTGGCCGATTGCACGGCCAGTTCACGCACCCGCTGCAGGATGTCGCTGGCGGCCTTCAAGGCGCCTTCCGTGGTCTGCGCCAGGGACACGCCGTCGTTGGCGTTGCGCGCGGCTTGGTTCAGACCGCGGATCTGAGCGGTGAAGCGCTCGGAAATCGCCAAGCCAGCGGCGTCGTCCTTGGCGCTGTTGATGCGCAGACCGGACGACAGGCGTTGAATCGCCGTGGTCAGGGACTTGTCGCTGATGCCCTGGTAACGCTGGGCGGACAGCGAGTTGATGTTGGTATTGATAACAGATGCCATTGCAGATCTCCTGAATTAACAGCACTCTGGAAAAACAGCTAGCTGGGAGATGGCGTCTCCTCAGCAAGCAACTCGGGCGGGCCCCTTGAACGCAAAGACTTTGGTGTTTGGCGCGAGGGATCTCATGCCAAAGACCAAACCCCCCTGCAGGGACCAGTCCTCAGCTTCTGCATCGGCCTCTAGCAGCAGGAACTTTAGAACTAAAGCGAGAAAAGAGCCATTTTTCCAGCCCTTTTCTTCGCTTAAAAGAAGAATAAGCGTTCACTCTCATCCGTTTGACGCCATCCCCCCGGGTGAGCGCGCCTCTCGGCAGGCTGAGCGGGAACTTGAGACTTGAATTTGAAAACTGGCAGGTTTCCACCCCATTTATCCAGCTTACGCCCGCAGACCCGCCACCCACAATCTTTCCCACGCAATGCCGGTTCCGTCTCATGGAGTCATGGCATGGAACCCGGCCTATCCCGCGAGGTGGAGGCCGCAACCCTGAACTTGAACTGAAGGAGTTTTCAATGGCAGCCGTCATCAATACCAACATCAACTCGCTGACCGCCCAGCGAAACCAGGGCATCAGCGACAAGTCGTTGAGCACGGCGATCCAACGCCTGTCGTCCGGCCTGCGCATCAACAGCGCCAAGGACGACGCCGCCGGCCTGGCGATTTCCGAGCGCTTCACCAGCCAGATCCGCGGCCTGACGCAAGCCGCCCGCAACGCCAACGACGGCATTTCGCTGGCCCAGGTGACGGAAGGTGCCATGGGCGCCGCCAGCGCCATCCTGCAGCGGGTGCGTGAACTGGCCGTGCAGTCGGCCAACGCCACCAACAGCGCAGGTGACCGCCAAGCCCTGAACCAGGAAGTGATTCAACTGGTCGCCGAACTGGACCGCATCGCCGCCACCACCGAATTCAACGG
It encodes:
- a CDS encoding flagellin, with the protein product MAAVINTNINSLSAQRYQGISDKSLTTAIQRLSSGLRINSAKDDAAGLAISERFTSQIRGLNQAARNANDGVSLAQVTEGALGAAGTILQRVRELAVQSANATNSASDRQALNQEVAQLVAELDRISTSTEFNGSKLLDGTFGTAQFQIGANANQTIVAATANARTSVYGNNQGINTVAAVQTVASGATWGANGVLAETFTINAAAGSAAIATVLNETAKSVATKVNQQTAITGVTAEARASAQLSFAATGAYTLNLRSDNGNNPESITFNLTDTSNTPSGLAAAISAFNDKASKTGVTASLNAAGTGIILTNATGNDIMVSDTTVQNAGAVTVNKMKTDTSGALASVSTMTLAADTNAQNSIVSGYLTFDSNKSFVLSHAATVAASNAYVGFDTSSTLHKVADLDITSVIKANDAIKTVDSALAFISGERAKLGALQSRFESTINNLNITAENMTASRSRIQDADFASETAALSRAQILQQAGTAMIAQANQIPQGVLQLLQ
- a CDS encoding flagellin, translating into MASVINTNINSLSAQRYQGISDKSLTTAIQRLSSGLRINSAKDDAAGLAISERFTAQIRGLNQAARNANDGVSLAQTTEGALKAASDILQRVRELAVQSANATNSASDRQALNSEVGQLVAELDRISTSTEFNGAKLLDGTFGTAQFQIGANANQTIVAATANARTSVYGNNQAINTVAAVQTVASGATWGANAVLAETFTINAAAGSAAIATALNETAQSVATKVNQQTSVTGVTAEARTDAQLTFAATGAYTLALRSDNGNNPESITFNLSDSASTPSGLAAAISAFNDKASKTGVTASLNTAGTGIILTNSTGNDIMVSDTTVINGGAVTVNKMKTDTSGALASVSTMTLAADTNAQNSIVSGYLTFDSNKSFVLSHATTVANSGAYIGSDTSSTLHKVADLDVTSVIKANDAIKTVDSALAFISGERAKLGALQSRFDSTINNLNITAENLTSSRSRIVDADFAAETANLSRAQILQQAGTAMIAQANQLPQGVLALLR